In Oryza sativa Japonica Group chromosome 1, ASM3414082v1, the genomic stretch GGAGTCTATTACTTTCAGAAGAAATTTGACAGGAGATAGACTTGCAGACTGGATCAATATAAAAAACTTATGTGAGACGGTAATATTACCAGGAGGGAGAGACACCTTAAAATggattttgacaaaaaaatggAGAGTTTAGTGTTAAATCTTTTTATAAAGCTCTGAAAACACATGACACAATCCCCAGGCCAATAGGGATACACAAAAAAATCTGGAAAATCAAAATTCCTTTTAAGATAAGGATTTTTATGTGGCTGATGATGCAAAATAGGATTTTAACCAAAGATAACTTGAGAAAGAGAGGATGGAAAAAAGGAACAGAAACATGTCAATTCTGTGAGAAAAAAAGAGACTTTGCAGAATTTGTATTTTTGATTGCCCTATGGCTAGATTTACCTGGAATATGGTTTGTTGTGCTTTTGATCTTAAACCAATCAGAAATTTACATCAAACCTTGGAGAATTGAACAAAAAACTGTGATAGAATGACATCACAGCTACTGCTGATTGGAGTTGATAGAATAACAAACTGCCATCTGATCCTTCTGAAATTTTGTTTGCTGCTTGTAATTGGATCTCCGATTGGGGTATTTTACAGATTTCGGAGGAAAGGCAAAGAAAGTTGCTTTGGGGAGCCAAGCTCCTAAAGCAGGTAACAAGTGAAGTCTTTAAATCAAGATATGGATGGAGATCGAGCGTGTGCAGGCTGGACAACACATGAAGCTGGATGGACAAAAAAGAGCAGAAGATAGAGTTTTTTTTGTGGACCGGAATCCTCAGCTAAAGTCTGGTTCAGTTCTGGGAGTTATTGCAAGTAGAAGATCTTTTGTTTTGTCAGGTCAAAATGATTGTAGTGAGCAAAGAGCTCTGGCACCTGtgtttctgtttttttcacTTCTGAAGACATGAACCCTTAAATGGGATGACTCCTTTGTATTAGCTACATCATTTCTTTAATGGAAATGGAGGGCTCAGTccctttgctaaaaaaaaagataaactgcTAATAATGATCATTGCAATGGACTTTCGATGACATTAAAAATGCCATTGAAGAGGCAAATGATTATGAGGTAGATACAAAAGGGACTTGCAGCACCAATTGGCGCTCCTCCTAATGCTTCACATAGCCTTTGTGCATGATCTACAACAGAAACTTTAACTAACCTATATGCCTATAAGTCGACCTTTGTGCACATTCTACAACAGAAACTTTGACAATTGCCTATACGCCTACATTTCaacgtgccttgcacgtgcacaCTCACTAGTCACAAGAAATATGGTTTGCCAGTAGTTTTAGttcgttttgttttgttttgtattCACACAGCACACTCTTCACAAAAGTAATTCTATCTCAAAATCATTTGGAGCTCTTAGGCAATTTAACATCTAGATTTGACCAACAAAATTTGCAAAGTGTGTTTGCTTGGTTATCCCACAGTTAAACACGCAATTTGCTAATCCCGGCAAATTGAGTTCAACACCAACTGAAACAGGCAGGCGGCAGCAGGGATCAAACTAAAATACGGTGTGCAGAAGCAGAGTATTCAACTTATTCCCCACACATTTTTATCAACTATCAACTAAACTGTTGCAAAAAACAAGAAGTCCAAATGCCCGCCAACCGCTAGCAAGGCAAGTAAAAACAACGGGGTAGAGCTAACTGACGCTGGCATGACGCGGCGaagcatttcgtcgaacacctcgcgCGCACGCGTGCTCACGCTCCGCCCTCGGCGCCGCACACCTCCTTGAGCCGCCCCGCCGCAGCATCCGCGTCGATCGAGTACTGCAAGGCAGCAAAGAGCGGTGAACCAGCACGCCGATGCGGTGgaaggcgagcgagcgcgcgcgctcCGCTCAAGCGGCGGGCGTGTTTGTAGGTTAGGTACCGTACTACCACCCACCTTGGAGAGGACCCAGGAGGAGTGGGCGtaggcgcggcggaggagggcggcgaggtcgtcgtcaGCGGAGAGGTCGCGGTAGTTGACGAAGTTCTCGCGGGCGTACTTGGCGTAGTACGGCCGCgcgtccgccggcagccgccgcaCCAGCCGCAGCACCTCCCGGTACGCGCGCAGCCCCGCGTTCGCCATAGTTTCGCTTCCCCTGAGGCCTGTGCTGGGCTCGACTATTTATTACCACTGAAGACTGAAGTGATGAACATTTAATTATTAGTACTAttttactactactagtattagggttaattggatcctaTCATTGCAAATTTGCTATTTAGAAAAATACTATTACTATTTGCAAATCACGATATCAGCTGGGTGTcactaaaattttacaaaattggaTCCATACCATCGTCGTCATATTTTCCGTCATGCTCTCCttattctctcttcttttattctcctctccttcttcctcgtcgGCCAGGCGCTCTTCTCCTCTCCAGGCATGGATGTGTGGGGGCGGTGAGAGGGAAAGGCAGCAACAACGGGTGGCAAGCCACAGCCGTCCGCAGGCAGCGCGTGGGCAAGGTGACTCCGATGGTAGCAGGCGGGCATGGATGTGTGAGGGCGGCAAGAGGGAAAGACAGCGATGGCGGGCGGCGAGCCATGGATGTCCTCATGCAGCGAGAGGGCAAGACGATGCCGGCGATGACGGGCCATGGCTATCCGTGGGCTGCGGCGACAGGGTGAGGCGGCCATGGCATTTCCTTCCCTCGTCATCAATGAGCTCTTCCACTAGATGTCGTTCCTACTCATCAGCGATGCCCATGAAATCAACGAGGAGCAGCTTAGGCTCGCCGGCGGAATGGGAGAGTGTACTTGGGGAGATTGGGCTTGCCGATGACTTCATGCCCACGAGGCTACCGATTCGCTTCCCAACTAGATCTAATGGGGGGAGACCGCTGTGGTTGTAGCcttctccccgcgcgccgccgctgaggGCAGTCGTTCCCAttggagagaggcggcgggaggATCGTCATGCCCTCCGGAAGAGAGgaggatggaggaagaagatgaaactGATGTGTGGGTCCCACGTTCAGGGTTATTTTGGTCCATGTGAAAAATGGAAACTGTGACGGCGATGACATTGATCCAATTTTACAAAATTCCAGTGGCACTCAACTGATATCACGAATAGGGGTGGCATTTTTCTAATA encodes the following:
- the LOC4326486 gene encoding LYR motif-containing protein At3g19508, whose translation is MANAGLRAYREVLRLVRRLPADARPYYAKYARENFVNYRDLSADDDLAALLRRAYAHSSWVLSKYSIDADAAAGRLKEVCGAEGGA